The following are from one region of the Paenibacillus sp. KS-LC4 genome:
- a CDS encoding HAMP domain-containing methyl-accepting chemotaxis protein translates to MFFKVLSPFTALMSKLKYAQKFMLVSVLFMIPLALLFVLWFSEQQGNIAYIQKEQAGVANIKELMPLMLQVQQHRGLSSGMLNGNPDAKANVDAKSQEIAGLIQTIDPVMKASNMAGAQELWETWKQQWTQLDSSNATMKADDSFDSHSTLVLDLTNIMVKLADESGLSLDTQMDSYYLGSMFVQQIPSLMEHAAVIRGKGNGVLTSKAMGADEELMLRLEAEMIHSSLTDMNKSLSNVLSGNEALIPALEKSGATAATSLNSFVALLKTGVLGGSNLSMNGEEFFKSGTASISILNDFYMQVDTELEQVLQQRVDELTAKSSLLLGLTILSLVLVAIFYMAFYRNVMVTVAALRNRADEMAKGDFSKELHLATRDELRQVGMSFNEMIRSLNGLLRRNQIVSEQAAASSEELTAISHESTLAMKQIAESIQGVSEGTDVQRVSADETSKAMNEMAVGITRIAEAASEVADAAFKVTGNAQVGEEQLGQTVRQMNSIQASAVRSGEVVSKLDEHSAQIGQIVQAVMAIAKQTQLLSLNANIEAARAGEHGRGFSVVASEVGKLAEQTSESVQTISELVRDIRALVSENVKAMSEMKSETASGLASIEQANTTIGDILHEVRSMSDQIQEVSAAAEEISAGMEEVTASVGEVASISNKTSDEAETMAAATEEQLASMEEIQASAEALRDMAQQLQDDLSHFVLSSEDTQQVKAG, encoded by the coding sequence ATGTTTTTTAAAGTATTAAGTCCTTTCACAGCTCTTATGTCCAAGTTGAAGTATGCACAGAAGTTCATGCTCGTCAGTGTTTTGTTTATGATCCCGCTGGCTTTGTTGTTTGTTCTATGGTTTAGCGAGCAGCAAGGAAACATTGCGTACATTCAAAAAGAACAGGCTGGAGTGGCTAATATTAAAGAATTAATGCCGCTTATGCTACAAGTGCAGCAGCATCGCGGGTTATCATCCGGCATGTTGAATGGAAATCCTGATGCCAAGGCAAACGTAGATGCCAAATCACAGGAAATAGCTGGCTTGATTCAAACGATAGACCCCGTGATGAAAGCGTCAAATATGGCAGGAGCGCAGGAGCTTTGGGAGACCTGGAAGCAGCAGTGGACACAATTGGATTCGAGCAACGCTACGATGAAGGCTGACGACAGTTTTGATAGTCATTCTACGCTTGTATTAGATTTAACCAATATTATGGTCAAGCTCGCGGATGAATCGGGGCTGTCCCTTGATACGCAGATGGATTCTTATTATTTGGGTTCTATGTTCGTGCAGCAAATTCCTTCGCTCATGGAGCATGCGGCAGTCATTCGCGGCAAAGGAAATGGTGTGCTTACAAGCAAAGCAATGGGGGCTGACGAAGAGCTTATGCTTCGTTTGGAAGCGGAAATGATTCATTCTTCCCTGACCGATATGAATAAGTCGCTGAGCAATGTTTTAAGCGGGAATGAGGCACTAATCCCTGCATTGGAAAAAAGCGGAGCGACGGCGGCGACATCACTCAACAGTTTTGTAGCACTGTTAAAAACAGGTGTGCTGGGCGGCTCTAACCTTAGCATGAATGGGGAGGAGTTTTTTAAGTCGGGAACGGCGTCGATTAGTATTTTAAACGACTTTTATATGCAGGTAGATACAGAGCTTGAGCAGGTGCTTCAGCAGCGTGTTGATGAGCTGACAGCTAAGAGTAGCTTGCTGCTGGGCTTGACGATTTTGTCCCTGGTACTTGTCGCTATTTTCTACATGGCATTCTATCGTAATGTGATGGTAACGGTGGCAGCCTTGCGTAACCGCGCGGATGAAATGGCGAAAGGCGATTTTTCCAAGGAGCTGCATTTGGCAACGAGAGATGAGCTGCGTCAGGTGGGCATGTCCTTTAATGAAATGATTCGTTCTTTAAATGGATTGCTGCGGAGAAATCAGATCGTATCCGAGCAAGCTGCGGCTTCGTCAGAGGAACTTACAGCGATTTCGCATGAATCGACATTAGCGATGAAGCAAATTGCCGAGTCGATCCAAGGGGTATCCGAAGGAACAGATGTACAGCGCGTATCGGCGGATGAGACGTCGAAGGCGATGAATGAAATGGCGGTAGGCATTACCCGCATAGCCGAAGCAGCCTCGGAAGTGGCGGACGCTGCGTTCAAGGTGACGGGCAATGCTCAAGTAGGCGAAGAGCAGCTTGGACAGACGGTACGCCAAATGAACAGTATTCAAGCCTCGGCTGTCCGTTCAGGCGAGGTCGTCTCCAAGCTGGATGAGCATTCGGCACAAATTGGCCAAATCGTACAGGCTGTAATGGCGATAGCGAAGCAGACGCAGCTATTGTCGTTGAATGCGAACATTGAAGCAGCGCGAGCTGGCGAGCATGGCCGGGGCTTTAGCGTCGTAGCGTCCGAAGTAGGCAAGCTGGCCGAGCAGACGAGCGAGTCGGTTCAGACGATATCCGAGCTGGTCAGAGATATTCGGGCGCTAGTGAGCGAGAATGTGAAGGCCATGAGTGAGATGAAATCGGAGACGGCTTCTGGTCTTGCCTCTATTGAGCAGGCAAATACGACGATTGGCGATATTTTGCATGAGGTTCGCTCGATGAGCGATCAAATTCAGGAGGTGTCAGCAGCCGCCGAGGAAATTTCCGCAGGCATGGAGGAGGTTACGGCTTCGGTTGGCGAAGTAGCGAGCATCTCGAATAAAACGTCGGATGAGGCGGAAACGATGGCCGCAGCTACGGAGGAGCAGCTTGCGTCGATGGAGGAAATTCAAGCCTCGGCAGAGGCGCTGCGCGATATGGCTCAGCAGTTGCAGGATGATCTCAGCCACTTCGTTCTGAGCAGCGAGGATACGCAGCAAGTGAAGGCTGGATAG
- a CDS encoding iron-containing alcohol dehydrogenase family protein, with amino-acid sequence MVQIKAPNQYVNEPNAWAEGGAKIAEIGSKLFIIGGEKALEAAAPLLASLNEVNVTYQVHRFSGQVTTEQITAYSELAASQDINVLVGIGGGRVLDLSKAVAQRIHVPSVTVPTIAATCAAWSALTVLYDEEGRSAGYLPLKQSPQLVLADTAVLAAAPKRYLASGIGDTYVKWNETIVNVKKLPADLDVRLGVKTSELAVEVLDRYAQQAYANAGDGIVTPAFHEVSHAIVWLAGQVNTVSAGGARGALAHAIHDSLTQFAKTHGSLHGEKVAFGLIAHTLLQGQTAVETERLAAKLNALGLPVTLAQLGFEEGANKIAYDIAGKVPLDGAKAAELPFAFHPAAIAEAIIAADQLGQRIRSKATAASQ; translated from the coding sequence ATGGTACAAATAAAAGCACCGAATCAATATGTAAACGAGCCGAATGCTTGGGCAGAGGGTGGAGCGAAAATCGCAGAAATCGGCAGCAAGCTCTTTATCATCGGTGGGGAAAAAGCGCTTGAGGCAGCAGCGCCGCTGCTTGCCAGTCTGAATGAGGTCAATGTCACCTATCAGGTGCATCGTTTTTCCGGGCAGGTGACGACGGAGCAGATTACAGCCTATTCGGAGCTGGCAGCGAGTCAGGATATCAATGTGCTGGTTGGCATTGGCGGCGGCCGGGTGCTGGATTTGAGCAAGGCGGTTGCGCAGCGAATTCATGTGCCGAGCGTGACGGTGCCGACGATAGCGGCAACCTGCGCGGCATGGTCAGCGCTCACCGTATTGTACGACGAGGAGGGCCGCTCGGCAGGCTATTTGCCGCTTAAGCAATCCCCGCAGCTGGTGCTCGCGGATACGGCTGTGCTCGCTGCTGCGCCTAAACGCTACCTCGCATCGGGCATAGGCGATACGTATGTGAAGTGGAATGAGACGATCGTCAATGTGAAAAAGCTTCCCGCCGACCTTGATGTGCGGCTTGGCGTTAAAACGTCGGAGCTGGCGGTCGAGGTGCTGGACCGTTATGCGCAGCAGGCGTATGCGAATGCGGGTGACGGTATCGTGACCCCCGCATTTCATGAGGTGAGTCACGCGATTGTCTGGCTGGCTGGACAAGTGAACACCGTATCGGCGGGAGGGGCACGCGGCGCTTTGGCCCATGCCATCCACGACAGCCTGACGCAGTTTGCGAAAACGCATGGCTCGCTGCATGGCGAGAAGGTTGCATTTGGGCTCATTGCCCACACACTGCTGCAAGGGCAAACAGCCGTGGAGACGGAGCGGCTGGCGGCGAAGCTGAATGCACTTGGCCTTCCGGTTACGCTGGCGCAGCTCGGGTTTGAAGAAGGCGCAAATAAAATCGCTTATGATATTGCGGGTAAAGTGCCGCTTGATGGAGCGAAAGCTGCCGAGCTGCCATTTGCATTTCATCCAGCGGCAATCGCTGAGGCGATTATTGCAGCGGACCAGTTGGGGCAGCGCATTAGAAGCAAGGCAACTGCTGCTTCACAATAA
- a CDS encoding ABC transporter substrate-binding protein, which produces MKNRKRQWLSLSLAILLASLLAACGNGAAGGASNAGAASASPVASSESSSPAVEAGPDLSKVTLNIGQTGWENLKIGFKEAGLDDTPYKIEFSVFQGGNLQLEAMAGGHLDVALTSEIPPLFAAQAANGGNFKIIAIQKSSTLQQELLIPKGSTVKSVADLKGKKVAYVSSTTAHYFLLKMLEEAGLSWTDIEPVALSTSDGLSALIGGSVDALASYGNAIISGRQNGATTLASAQSILSGNFPIEANPAAIEDPGKHAAIADFLNRLNQYNEWIRANQEKWAGIVAENTKQPVEQALQTLKDGEAQQPTTILPPSEEAIASQQDIADTLQKVGLLKNPVDVKTIWSDAFADALK; this is translated from the coding sequence GTGAAGAACAGAAAGAGACAATGGCTAAGCTTAAGCTTAGCAATCCTCCTGGCAAGCTTGCTTGCCGCTTGCGGCAATGGAGCTGCAGGGGGAGCATCGAATGCTGGAGCAGCTTCGGCAAGTCCAGTTGCATCCTCTGAGAGCAGCAGCCCGGCAGTGGAGGCCGGTCCGGATTTGAGCAAAGTCACGCTGAATATCGGTCAGACGGGCTGGGAAAATTTAAAGATCGGCTTCAAGGAAGCGGGACTCGATGATACGCCTTACAAAATTGAATTCAGCGTCTTCCAAGGCGGCAATTTGCAGCTGGAGGCGATGGCAGGCGGACATTTGGATGTCGCCTTGACGAGCGAAATTCCGCCCCTGTTTGCAGCGCAGGCCGCAAACGGCGGCAACTTCAAAATTATTGCCATTCAAAAATCCAGCACGCTCCAGCAGGAGCTGCTCATTCCAAAAGGCTCGACAGTGAAATCCGTAGCCGATTTGAAGGGCAAAAAGGTCGCTTACGTCAGCAGCACAACGGCGCATTATTTTTTACTGAAAATGCTTGAAGAAGCAGGGCTGAGCTGGACGGACATTGAGCCTGTAGCGCTGTCAACCTCCGATGGCCTTAGCGCCTTGATCGGCGGCAGCGTGGATGCACTGGCGAGCTACGGAAATGCGATCATTTCGGGACGCCAAAACGGCGCTACGACGCTGGCGTCTGCCCAGAGCATTTTATCCGGCAACTTCCCGATTGAGGCGAATCCGGCAGCGATTGAAGATCCGGGCAAGCATGCAGCGATTGCGGATTTTCTGAACAGGCTCAATCAATACAATGAGTGGATTCGTGCGAATCAAGAGAAATGGGCAGGCATTGTAGCTGAAAATACGAAGCAGCCTGTAGAGCAGGCGCTCCAAACGCTGAAGGATGGCGAAGCGCAGCAGCCGACGACGATTTTACCGCCATCGGAGGAAGCGATTGCGTCTCAGCAGGACATTGCCGATACGCTGCAAAAGGTCGGTTTGCTTAAAAATCCAGTTGATGTGAAGACGATTTGGAGCGACGCTTTCGCGGATGCACTGAAATAA
- a CDS encoding ABC transporter permease subunit, which yields MRKPSYSFWTSSFTPWLLPILLLIAWHVLTVTGIIAANVLPQPLQVIEELVSSIKSGQLAENIAISARRAILGFLIGGGIGFLLGLINGFSSRAEIVMDSSIQMLRNVPHLALIPLVIIWFGIGEEVKLLLVALGVFFPIYLNTFHGIRSIDRGLIEMAKVYGLRGFDLYKEVILPGALPSVLVGVRYSLGIMWLTLIVAETVAANSGIGYMAMNAREFMQLDVTVLSIIIYALLGKLSDSIAKILERRLLQWNPNYSRAKA from the coding sequence TTGCGGAAACCATCCTACAGCTTCTGGACGTCCTCCTTCACGCCATGGCTGCTGCCAATTTTGCTGCTCATCGCCTGGCATGTGCTGACGGTTACGGGCATTATCGCCGCTAACGTGCTGCCGCAGCCGCTACAGGTCATTGAGGAGCTGGTCTCCTCTATTAAAAGCGGTCAGTTGGCTGAAAATATTGCAATTAGCGCCCGCCGCGCCATATTGGGCTTTCTCATTGGCGGTGGCATCGGCTTCCTGCTTGGCCTTATTAATGGTTTTTCCTCAAGAGCAGAAATCGTGATGGACTCGTCGATTCAAATGCTGCGCAATGTGCCGCATTTGGCGCTTATCCCGCTCGTTATTATTTGGTTCGGCATTGGCGAAGAGGTGAAGCTGCTGCTGGTCGCGCTGGGCGTCTTTTTCCCCATCTATCTCAACACCTTTCACGGCATTCGCTCCATTGACCGCGGGCTTATTGAAATGGCCAAGGTGTACGGGCTGCGCGGCTTCGACTTGTATAAGGAAGTGATTTTGCCGGGGGCTTTGCCTTCCGTGCTAGTCGGTGTCCGGTATTCGCTTGGCATTATGTGGCTGACGCTTATCGTCGCAGAGACGGTGGCAGCAAATTCGGGCATCGGCTATATGGCGATGAATGCCCGCGAATTTATGCAGCTGGATGTAACGGTGCTGAGCATTATCATCTATGCGCTGCTGGGCAAGCTGTCCGACAGCATCGCAAAAATACTTGAGAGGCGGCTGCTCCAGTGGAATCCGAATTACAGCCGTGCGAAAGCATAG
- a CDS encoding ATP-binding cassette domain-containing protein, which translates to MTDSRKGAQLQLSRVRKEYAGKQVLKGVDLKIDRGEFVAIVGRSGCGKSTLLRLIAGLDLPTEGTLLLGSGEQQGGGTNIRVLFQEARLLPWKSVLDNVRIGTPGKDKAKAAEALAQVGLADRAGEWPHVLSGGQKQRVALARGLASKPRLLLLDEPLGALDALTRIEMQQLIERLWLEQGFTVVLVTHDVSEAVALADRVILIEEGVISLDKRITLDRPRSRDSGFIYFENLILNKVLGKEEISSQKKVSYTI; encoded by the coding sequence ATGACCGATAGCCGCAAAGGGGCTCAGCTCCAGTTAAGCCGAGTGCGCAAGGAATATGCTGGAAAGCAGGTGCTAAAGGGCGTTGATCTAAAAATAGACCGCGGCGAATTTGTCGCCATCGTCGGTCGCAGCGGCTGTGGCAAAAGCACGCTGCTGCGGCTGATTGCCGGGCTGGATTTGCCGACGGAGGGCACGCTGCTGCTCGGAAGCGGCGAACAGCAAGGCGGAGGGACAAATATTCGCGTGCTGTTTCAGGAGGCGCGCTTGCTGCCTTGGAAGAGCGTGCTGGACAATGTGCGGATTGGCACGCCGGGCAAGGATAAGGCAAAGGCGGCGGAGGCGCTGGCGCAGGTCGGGCTTGCGGACCGCGCAGGCGAGTGGCCGCATGTGCTTTCCGGCGGGCAGAAGCAGCGGGTTGCGCTGGCCCGTGGACTGGCAAGCAAGCCGCGCCTGCTGCTGCTTGATGAGCCGCTGGGTGCGCTCGATGCGCTGACGCGCATTGAAATGCAGCAGCTAATTGAGCGGCTGTGGCTGGAGCAGGGCTTCACCGTCGTTCTCGTTACGCATGATGTGAGTGAGGCTGTTGCACTGGCAGATCGGGTAATTCTGATTGAGGAGGGCGTCATTTCTCTCGACAAGCGAATTACGCTTGATCGTCCGCGCAGCCGGGACAGTGGATTTATTTATTTTGAAAATTTGATCTTGAACAAGGTGCTTGGCAAAGAGGAAATATCGTCTCAGAAGAAGGTCAGCTATACGATATAA
- a CDS encoding methyl-accepting chemotaxis protein, translated as MSGIRIRIMLAIIIFAVLSGTIVGFTGLYTSNNILERYSRDNAELTVDSAAGELDSKINAIQNSVDGLAITAVSLLEDLERFKTDGEYVRQYEETLRPIAAQFADATEGAMSFYVRFNPAFTAPTSGIFHADSDDSGKMQQLTPTDFSQYDPSDTAHVGWYYLPVQSGKPMWLDPYRNENIGVDMISYTVPLFKNGESVGIVGMDIRFDLFQSFLGDIRTFDDTYAVLVNASQKLLIDPVHTEAAVLKDVDAAFAQKVEQEPQGIMLTQWGGEETLVSYASLSNDYTLIVASPTHDIYQEVNEQTWLILYLLLGVIVLAVLTALIVGTRMVRPLKRIVADMELVSAGQLDVQSRYTGKDEIGRIGSGFNHMVQQLRRLTGSIKETTVEIGQSSHTLLAVAQQTTAAAQEMTASVAEIAKGNRSQSAMLAACADTATELADKASVLREQTEEVWQGIVQMNEGNEQGLALMQELARRNDSSNEATKQIGEIISDLRSKADSVNQILTTISGIAKQTGILALNASIEASRAGESGRSFAVVAEEVRKLAQQSREATEETVALISGVQQDIGKTVLSMADVREQSSKQSEVVKQMDEALRHISLSVSGSTRQIKESSEHIAKLSIGVGQVHEQLGSLAVIAAQSSELSNQVADAVEEQTDGFEQVTAAAEQLGGLVERLDSAVQAFQVEEKGRTGGSEQ; from the coding sequence ATGAGTGGCATTCGTATTCGCATCATGCTGGCAATTATTATTTTTGCAGTGCTGTCTGGAACGATTGTAGGGTTTACAGGTTTGTATACTAGCAATAACATTTTGGAGCGCTATTCGCGGGATAATGCAGAGCTGACGGTAGACAGCGCGGCTGGCGAGCTGGATTCCAAAATCAATGCGATTCAAAATTCGGTTGATGGTCTGGCGATAACGGCCGTATCCCTGCTGGAGGATTTGGAGCGCTTCAAGACAGATGGCGAATACGTTAGGCAATATGAAGAGACGCTGCGCCCGATTGCAGCACAGTTTGCGGATGCGACGGAAGGTGCCATGTCCTTCTATGTGCGGTTCAATCCAGCATTTACTGCGCCTACCTCCGGAATTTTTCATGCCGACTCGGATGACAGCGGCAAGATGCAGCAGCTAACGCCAACCGATTTCAGTCAATATGATCCAAGCGATACCGCCCATGTAGGCTGGTATTATCTCCCTGTCCAGTCAGGAAAGCCGATGTGGCTCGATCCGTACCGCAATGAAAATATCGGTGTCGATATGATCAGCTATACGGTGCCGTTATTCAAAAATGGAGAATCCGTCGGCATTGTGGGGATGGATATTCGTTTTGATCTTTTTCAAAGCTTTCTAGGCGATATTCGCACGTTCGATGATACCTATGCGGTTCTTGTTAATGCCAGCCAGAAGCTGCTTATTGATCCTGTTCATACGGAGGCTGCTGTGCTTAAAGATGTGGATGCGGCCTTTGCCCAAAAGGTAGAGCAGGAGCCGCAAGGGATTATGCTGACTCAGTGGGGCGGGGAGGAGACGCTCGTCTCCTATGCGAGCTTGTCGAATGACTATACGTTAATTGTGGCATCGCCCACCCATGATATTTATCAGGAGGTTAACGAGCAGACATGGCTCATTCTTTATTTGCTGCTGGGCGTCATTGTGCTTGCCGTACTGACCGCACTCATAGTAGGCACGCGCATGGTGCGGCCGCTGAAGCGAATCGTGGCGGATATGGAGCTGGTCAGCGCCGGACAACTGGATGTGCAGTCTCGCTATACAGGCAAGGATGAAATTGGACGCATTGGCAGCGGATTTAATCATATGGTGCAGCAGCTGCGCCGCTTGACGGGCAGCATTAAGGAGACGACTGTGGAAATCGGTCAGTCGTCGCATACGCTGCTGGCCGTTGCGCAGCAGACGACGGCTGCGGCGCAGGAAATGACGGCATCGGTCGCGGAAATTGCCAAGGGCAATCGGTCGCAATCGGCGATGCTGGCTGCCTGTGCGGATACCGCGACAGAGCTTGCGGATAAAGCCTCCGTGCTGCGCGAGCAGACGGAGGAGGTGTGGCAGGGCATTGTGCAGATGAATGAGGGCAATGAGCAGGGGCTTGCGTTGATGCAGGAGCTGGCAAGACGCAATGACAGCAGCAATGAGGCGACGAAGCAAATCGGCGAAATTATTAGCGATTTGCGTAGCAAGGCAGATAGCGTAAATCAAATTTTGACGACGATCAGCGGCATCGCCAAGCAGACGGGCATTTTGGCGCTGAACGCTTCGATTGAAGCCTCCAGAGCGGGAGAGTCGGGTCGCAGCTTCGCGGTCGTAGCAGAGGAAGTGCGCAAGCTTGCCCAGCAATCGCGCGAGGCGACGGAAGAAACGGTGGCGCTCATTTCAGGGGTGCAGCAGGATATCGGGAAAACCGTCCTTTCAATGGCGGATGTGAGGGAGCAAAGCAGCAAACAATCCGAGGTGGTAAAGCAGATGGATGAAGCGCTTCGCCACATCTCGCTTTCGGTATCAGGCAGCACCCGCCAAATCAAGGAGAGCAGCGAGCATATTGCTAAGCTTAGCATCGGTGTCGGCCAAGTGCATGAGCAGCTTGGCAGCCTTGCGGTAATTGCGGCACAGAGCAGCGAGTTGTCCAATCAGGTGGCCGATGCGGTAGAGGAGCAGACGGACGGCTTCGAGCAGGTGACCGCTGCTGCCGAGCAGCTTGGCGGACTCGTGGAGCGGCTGGATAGCGCCGTCCAAGCTTTTCAGGTGGAGGAGAAAGGGCGGACAGGCGGGAGCGAGCAATAA
- a CDS encoding YiaA/YiaB family inner membrane protein, producing the protein MAWIGFIIAVLAQYVGLYTLEEPFYVKGYYAIAGAFLIVACLVLQKTIRDNEEDKVHLGSEEE; encoded by the coding sequence ATGGCCTGGATCGGCTTCATCATTGCCGTGCTTGCGCAATACGTCGGCTTGTACACCCTGGAGGAGCCATTTTATGTAAAAGGCTACTACGCTATCGCCGGAGCTTTCCTGATTGTTGCTTGCCTTGTGCTTCAGAAAACGATTCGCGATAATGAAGAGGATAAAGTGCATTTGGGCTCGGAGGAGGAGTAA
- a CDS encoding cation diffusion facilitator family transporter, with protein MKIGEFHHLEHVKEQSASRKTLWITLLLTLFFTVVEVIGGVVSGSLALLSDSAHMVSDVVALGLSMLAIYMSMKRPTKEYTYGFLRFEIIASFLNGLALIVIALFILVEGIKRILHPEPVDLGLMLGIAIIGLIVNIVLTLVLSRSMKEENNLNVKSALWHFIGDLLSSVGVIVSAVLIRFTGLSILDPIISIVIGGIIAFGGFKIFREAYVILMEAVPESFNLEEIRRDLRGVEGVEDVHEMHLWAVSTDHYSLTAHVLVRSNIQPYCITLAMNELLKNRYGIVHSTIQIEHAAIHNHGEYGKLVSGGAF; from the coding sequence TTGAAAATAGGTGAGTTTCATCATCTTGAGCATGTGAAAGAGCAATCAGCTTCCAGAAAGACGCTGTGGATTACGCTTCTATTGACTTTGTTTTTCACAGTTGTTGAAGTAATCGGCGGTGTTGTGTCTGGCTCGCTTGCGCTGCTGTCAGATTCGGCTCATATGGTATCTGACGTTGTTGCATTGGGGTTGAGTATGCTCGCCATCTACATGTCGATGAAACGTCCGACCAAGGAGTACACTTACGGTTTTCTACGTTTCGAGATTATTGCTTCATTTTTGAACGGATTGGCGCTCATTGTCATCGCGCTTTTTATTCTCGTAGAAGGAATAAAGCGAATCCTTCATCCAGAGCCGGTCGATCTGGGGCTCATGCTCGGCATCGCTATTATCGGATTAATCGTGAACATCGTGCTCACTCTTGTGCTGAGCCGCAGCATGAAGGAAGAGAATAATCTCAATGTGAAAAGCGCGTTGTGGCATTTCATCGGCGATCTGCTTAGCTCGGTTGGGGTTATCGTATCTGCTGTATTGATTCGGTTTACGGGTTTGTCCATTTTAGATCCGATTATCAGTATCGTCATTGGCGGTATTATTGCATTTGGCGGCTTCAAGATATTTCGGGAGGCGTATGTTATTTTGATGGAGGCTGTGCCGGAGTCATTTAATCTGGAGGAAATTCGTCGTGATTTGAGAGGTGTGGAAGGCGTTGAGGATGTGCACGAGATGCATCTTTGGGCAGTGTCTACGGACCATTATTCCCTTACAGCGCATGTGCTGGTTCGAAGTAATATTCAACCCTATTGTATCACGCTCGCAATGAATGAGCTGCTAAAAAACCGCTACGGCATCGTCCATTCAACGATACAGATCGAGCACGCTGCTATTCACAACCATGGCGAATACGGCAAATTAGTAAGTGGCGGCGCATTCTAG
- a CDS encoding SDR family oxidoreductase, with translation MSPSTTQAPAQTLPPQHQDQQPGLESVMHPQPIYKSAAYKAAGKLTGKAAIITGGDSGIGRAAAIAFAMEGCDVSIVYLEEDSDAKVVKQEIEQLGRRCLLISGDIGDEAFCQQAIKQTVQAFGKLDIIVNNAAEQHVQQRLEDITAEQLTSTFRTNVFAMFYLTKAALAHLKQGASIINTASITAYRGNETLIDYSATKGAIVSFTRALSANLAGQGIRVNGVAPGPIWTPLIPASFDAQKVATFGGDTPMKRPGQPAELAAAYVYLASDDSSYVTGQMMHVNGGEIING, from the coding sequence ATGAGTCCATCTACAACACAAGCGCCAGCCCAGACGCTGCCGCCCCAGCATCAGGATCAGCAGCCTGGACTGGAATCCGTTATGCATCCGCAGCCTATTTATAAATCCGCAGCTTATAAGGCTGCTGGGAAGCTGACAGGCAAAGCGGCGATTATTACTGGAGGAGACAGCGGAATTGGACGTGCCGCAGCGATCGCTTTCGCAATGGAGGGCTGCGATGTCAGCATCGTTTATTTGGAAGAGGACTCCGACGCGAAGGTTGTAAAACAGGAGATTGAGCAGCTTGGCAGACGCTGTCTGCTCATTTCTGGCGATATCGGCGATGAAGCCTTCTGCCAACAAGCGATCAAGCAAACCGTTCAGGCATTCGGCAAGCTCGACATCATCGTCAACAACGCTGCGGAGCAGCATGTGCAGCAGCGCCTTGAGGATATTACGGCGGAGCAGCTTACTTCTACGTTCCGCACCAACGTATTTGCGATGTTTTATTTGACGAAAGCGGCGCTCGCCCATTTGAAGCAAGGCGCCTCCATTATTAATACGGCATCCATTACTGCCTATCGCGGCAATGAGACGCTGATCGACTATTCGGCCACGAAAGGCGCAATCGTCTCCTTCACCCGCGCTCTATCCGCCAATTTGGCGGGCCAGGGCATTCGGGTCAATGGAGTCGCGCCAGGCCCCATCTGGACGCCGCTCATTCCGGCAAGCTTCGATGCGCAGAAGGTCGCCACCTTCGGCGGCGATACGCCGATGAAGCGTCCCGGCCAGCCTGCCGAGCTTGCCGCCGCTTACGTCTATCTCGCATCGGATGATTCCAGCTATGTCACCGGGCAGATGATGCATGTGAACGGCGGGGAAATTATTAACGGGTAA